The sequence below is a genomic window from Brevibacillus agri.
AGACAACGATTCGTCCAACAATTTGAACGTTCCCTGATCTTTGGTCATGTAGTAATCCGCCACGACCTGGTCGATGACCACGGCATCGACGCGGCCGATTTTCAGGTCGCTCAAAGCCAGTACGTTGTCCGGGAACTCCGTGATCGTCTTCACCTGGTTTTTCAGCTCGCTTGCATTCAGAGCGTCAGCGGCAGAGGACAGCTTTTGCAGCCCGACAACTTTGCCAGACAAATCCGCGAGCTTCGTCATATCGGAATTGGCCAGCGTCACGACGACCTGCGCGTTTTTCAAGTACGGTTTCGTGAACAGCACTTTTTGTTTGCGCTCATCCGTAATCGTGTATCCGTTCCAGATCAGATCAATCCGGCCGCTGTTCAATTCTGATTCTTTGGAACCCCAGTCGATAGGCTGAAACTCGACCTGCTTGCCCATCTTTTCGCCAGCGGCGCGAGCGTAGTCGATATCGAAGCCGACCAGCTCGTTTTTCTCATCGCGGAAGCCCATTGGCGCAAATTTGTCGTCGATTCCGATAATCAGTTTATTGGCGTCAGCGCCTGTTTTCTCGCTGGAGCAGCCCACTACCAGTGAAAAGACAGCTCCGAAAAGCAGTGACAGCAAAGCAAATTTTTTCATCGTGATTCTCCCCCTAGTTCGGCTAGTCTCTATTTGTTTTTACTCTGATAAAGTGGTAATACGTTAACAAGGTATCATGATAGCACATCATCCAAAAAGAGTCGAGACTTTAGCAAAGAAAAGCGCACAGGAAAAGCATTCCTAAACAAAAAACGCCGGATTCCCCAGCGTTTTGCCTGTTCGCGCGCGAGACGGGCTTGCAGGCGCTTTCGTCCTGCAGCCGATCAGCAGATGCACGTCTTTCTTTTTTGGCCGATCTTGCCGCGCTCTTCGATTTTTTTGATAGACTCCGTCGCCAACGGGACCTTGCACGCCGTCTGGCCTACATCCACCTGGACTTTTCCGATCGCTTCCGCTGTCTGCACCGCTTCCGCATGCAGTTCCGTGACAGACGCGCCAACCGCGATGACAAACTGGTTCATGACATAGCGTACCCGGTTTCTTTCCTGATGGATCGTCTGCTTCACCCGCGCAAGCAAGGCGCTGATTTCCGCCAGGTCGAGCTGCTCGTCAGGCGTGATCGACAAGTAGTTGGCGTACGTGCTCCAGCCGCAAGCTGCAATCATCTCCTCCTCCGCTTCGATCCACTCCCGTGCCAGCTCCAGGGCGAACGAGCTTTCGGCGGCAACACCCGCAACCGTGTACTCGGCCAGCATGTACCAGTACGCCTGCCTGACCCAGCTTTGCAGTTGTTCCTTCGTCACCGTCTGCGGGTCGATCGCCAGGCCCGCCAAATACATCGCGTCGTGATTGCCCGTCTCGTACAACGCTTGCACCAGCTTTTGATCGCGCTTGACTGCCTTCACCAGCTTTTTCATGTCGCCGATTCGCACGCCAAAAAACGGCTCCCTGGCGCCATGGCGCATGAACGTCTTCTTCGTCTGCTCCGTGCCCAACGCTTCCAACTGTTGCATGACTTCTTCCACGGTCATTCGCGTCCGCCTCCCTTTTTTCCTAGTTTACCCATTTCCCGGCTGCTTTCTCCCTGCTACAAGAGCGGGAAAAGGTAGCGCAAGATCATGATCGAAACCATCCCGACGACAACCGTGCCCAGCAGGCTGCGGGTCACGATCGCAACCAGAAACGTCGGAATCGCCGCCAATAGTTCGACATTGGCTAGTAGCGACAACTTTCCCTCCTGCAAAAACAGCTCCTGCCCGACCAGTGCAGCCATGACCGCGATCGGCACGTAATGCAGCCAGCGGACGCCCCACGCGGGAAGCTCCATGCGCGACAGCACCATCAAGGGCAGCACCCGCGGCAAAAACGTGACCAGCGCACTGCCTACAATAATGAGGAAGATATCCCATCTCACTTCCATCTTTCGATCACCATCCCGATTGTCGATGCGCACAGCGTAGCTACGATGACGCCAAGGTTGCCCGGATACAAGACAGACACGCCTACAGCAATGACGACTGCGCTGATGGCGACGACGATATCGAGCCGGATTTGCTTGCGGCTCATCATCGCCAGCACCAGCAAGCCGATAAACATCGCCGGCAGAGCGAAATCAAGGCCCAACTGCTCGGGATTGGCGATCCACTGTCCGAAATAGGCTCCCGCCAAATTGGCCGCAATCCAGTTCAGGTAAGCCGTCACATTCAAACCGTGCATCCATTTTTCGTCGATCTGCTTGCGCTTCGCCGCCTCGTTGATCGCAACCCCGAACGTCTCGTCTGTCAGAAGCGAACCGACGAGCATGTTCCGAAACGCCGTCAGATGGCGGAAGTAGGGCGACAGAGCCGCGCTTAGCAAAATATGCCGCAAATTCACAAACAAAATCGTAATGATAATTCCCATCGCCGAGCTTCCTGCGGCAATCATGCCCGCAGCAATAAACTGCGCCGAGCCTGCGTACAGCAAAATGCTCATCAAGGCAATTTCCATGATGCTCAGCCCAGCGGTCTTTTCCAGCACACCTGCCGCAAACCCGATGCTCAAATACCCGAGCAAGGTTGGAATGCAATCCTTGACCCCCTGCATGAAGCTTCCCTGCTCACCCGCGTTCGACAATGCTTCTACTTGCAGTTGTTCTCGCCCCACTGCTTCTCCCTCACTCTCTCTTTATTTCACTCCGGCTTGCGCGCTTGCCTCCTGCTTCGCTCCGCTTACTTGAATCTCTTCCCGGTGACCACCTGGTACAAGTCCGGCTTGCTGCGCCAGAGCGCTTCGACCTTATCCGGGCCGAGCACCTTTGTCACTTCCGCAAACATAATATCGTGGCGAATGTACTCGACAGCGACCAGAACGAGCGCCGGATCCTTCGTCTTGACCGCCCAGGCAGCCGTATTTGGCGTGAAGTTGGCGATCAGCACTTCCTCCAGATCACGCGCGACGATTGTAAGATGCCCGCCCATCCGTTCCTCGGCCACATCAGGCGCCATATAGTCATGGTGATACGTCGTCCCTACGCGCGTCTCTTGCTGTCCAAACAAAACGGTAAAGACGGAAATCCCTTCTTCGGTTCGTCTGTCCACCGCCTCCTGGATAAAAGGCACCTGAGGCTCCCAGATCGACAGCCACACTTCCTCGCCAGCCTGCTCGATCATTTGCCTCATTTCCATGAGCACCAGCTCGTCACCGCTAATTCGCCGAATGACGTCGATCTCTTGCTCGGACTCTAAGGCCGACAAGTTTTTTTCCAAATAGTCGAAGGACGCTTCGAACTGCCCGCGCAGCCTGCGGACCAGCTCTCTTGCTGGCAGCGGCGCATACGTGACAGGCTCGGAAGGCACGGTGTAAACAGCCCCTTTGTCAACGAGCTTGCCCACGACTTCGTAAATCATGGAGCGCGGCACGCCAGAGCGTTTGCTGATTTCGTATCCGGTGATCGGAGAGTGCTTGAGCAGACTGATGTAAGCCTTGCACTCGTACTGGGAAAATCCGAGCTTTTGCAATTCCTTGTATATGTCTTCCATCCCGACCTCTTAGTAGTTAGTTTTATACTCACTATAGGTTCAGGTTCGTTCCTTTGTCAATGTGCTTTTCCCGGCACAAGCGAAAATAAAAAAAACCCTCCGTGAACGAGGGCCTTTTTGGCAAGCAAGCAGCCTAAGCGAGATCGCGCACTTTAATGTAAGAAACGTTTCTTACATTAATCACGATGTCATCGTATTGCAGCCACCCATCCTTTTGGTTGGCGACCATTTGGATGATTTCTTCCGGCTCGGTTGTCTCGATCTTAACCAGCTCGCCACCGGAAAAGTGAAACTCAATCGTTTTGGCCTGACTCATTTTCGCATCCCTCCTGTTCTTTCTAGTTATCGGACGGATGGTAAATTTTTGTTACGCATCAGGCGCAAGTAGCTGAGTCGGCCATTGGCAAAAGTCCCGGCACAACCTGACTATGTTCCTATCTTTTCTCTGTTTTTCCTCGCATCTTTCTCTGTCCAAACTACCAATTTGGAGCCGACTATTTATGAACAATCGGTTACTTTACCCTACCAAAACTTGACAAGTTTGTTTCTCTTGGATTATATTTTGCATAATTCGACACTTCTATACATTTTTCGCAAATGAATGACAAAGGCAAAGTCATCGAAAGGTGGCGACGCAAAACCACGGGTCTAAAGTCTTTGACCATGACAGCCGGGTTGCCATACATCATGAGCATAGCAGGAAGATGATGGTGACTTTGGGCTGTTTCCGCATGGGGAATGGCCTTTTTTATGCTCACATGGAAGAAAGGAGGCGCCATTTTATCGATCAACACTAGACTTGTACATGAAAAAACAAAGAGAGAGAAAAATGGAGTGGAGTATTATGTACAAACTGGTTGATTCAGCACAATCTTTGGCACTTTTCCATCAAATCAAGGAAAGTGTCTGGACCTCAATGGGCTTCGAGATGGAATACGCCAAAGATGGTTCCGACGTCTATCTTTTGTTGTCGGATGAGGACGAACCAGGCGGGACTTTTGAATTTACACCACATGAAAAATCTTCTGCTTATCTGCAAAATTTGTTTCAGGATGTTTTGACGAGCGATATGAAAGTTGTCGAAGTGGACAGTTTCGCTGTCTTGCCCAAGTTCCGCGGAAAGCTGGGACGATGGGGAGTTGCCCTCATGATCGATTATGCAGAAAAACACGGATATACGCATGCAGTCGGTTTGGCAGATCCGGCTTTTTTTCAGTTGATTAACCGTAAATACAACGTCAGAGCGACGCAAGTGAAAGAGATGGTCTTCTACAAAGGGGCGAATGCCATTCCGACCGTCTTCCACCTGCAAGAAGCCTATTTGAACAAGGACAAGCCCGAATTTGCCTGGTATCAAGAGCTTTGCAAACAAATAAAAGTTGAGGTTAGCTGACATGGAACTCTTACAAAGAAGAAATAACTGGGTGGTCATTGTTTTTGCGAGCATCATTACCATCGTCCAGATCGTGAACCTCATCATGGGGGTTCCGTTCTCCTTCGTTTTAACCGTGCTGGGGATTTTGTACGGGGTGCTCGCACCTTTTGCCTACCTTTCCAACCGGCCAGCCTGGCGGGACAAGATGGCTCCCTTCATGAAGTTTTTCAACTTCGCTGTCATCGGCATTTTCATGTTCGTCATCGTGGGACTCGATCCTTGGCTGGTCAACATCATGACGATCATGTTCTTCGTCGCGGTCATGGGCATTTATCAGGACAAACTGATTAACATCTTGACCATCATCGCAGCCATGGGGATCGTCACCTACTATTTCCTGACGAACGGCGAAGCGATTTTCTACACGTCCGATCCTGTTCATTTGATGTACTACTTGCTGGCCTTCTGCTTCGTATCGGCGACAAGCATGATGCACGCAGTTTTCAACAACAAGCTGCAGCGGGAAAGCGAGGAGCAAAAGCAGCAAGCGATCGCCTCCAAAGAGTCGCTGCAGCGCATTTTGGACCAGATCAACGAATCGCTCAACTCCGTCCAGGAATATCAGGAGAATTTGAACAAGGTTACAGATGGCGTCAACGTCCGCGCGGTGGAGACAGTGGCTGCCCTTCAGGAGATCATGCGCTCCTTCTCGATCCAGACCGACAACACCAACGAGTTGCGCCGCGAGATGGGCACGACCAACCTCCAGGTAGAGGACATGACCCGCTCCGTGACCGAAATGCACGAATACGTAGAATCGACCAAAGAAGCGACCAATGAAAGCAGCAAGCGCATCAGCAACATCGGCAACGACTTCGAGCGCTTTATCAAGGACATTCAAGGCACGAACAAGCTGATCCAAGAGCTGAACAAAGAAACGGAATCCATTGAAAAAATCATCCAAACGATTTCGGAAATTTCGGCACAGACCAACCTGCTGGCGCTCAATGCGACCATCGAGGCTTCCCGTGCAGGCGAGCATGGTCGCGGCTTTGCCGTCGTAGCGGACGAGGTGCGCAAGCTGGCCGAATCTTCCAAGCTGTCCTCCGAATCAATCTCTACCTTGTTGATGACGATTCGCGAAAAAATGAAGCTCGTCTCCGACATGATCTCCGAGTCCCAACTGTCGTTTGAGAAAAACAGCGAAGGGATCATGGAGGTTCAGGAAATGTTTACGAACGTGGACAACTACATGCACAACTTCGCCGAGAAAACGAAAAATCTGCAAGAGTTCATCGTCCACGTCCACAGCATGATTCAGGAAGTCAACGCCAAAGTCGAGGTCAACGCAGACATCACCGACAAAAACAAGGAAAGCCTCGAAGAAGTCCTCGTGCTCGTCTCCGAGCAAAAAGAGGAAATCGTCAAAGTATCCGGCGGCTTCGAAAAGATCGAGCAACAAATTCGCGGTTTGAATACGTAAGCAGCAAAGCTGGCTGGATTTTTATGCAACTGCCCTCTCTTTTGTAGAGGGCGGTTTTTTTGCGTGCATGTCTGGATAATTGTGGAATCGGCGAGATTTTTTTATAAAATTCATTTTTCTACATAGCATGTCCCGCCTGTATCGCTTATAATACACATGGAATTTTTACAGTTCTCTTCCATCGTGAATCGATCCAACGCAAAGAGAGGCCTAAGCCATATGCCTGTTTTTCATCGTTTTCCAACGAGCCAGGGGAAAAAGATTGGTTTGACTACCCTTTTGACGGGTCTTGTTTCCTTGTCCATTCTGTTGACGCTGACGATTCTTCTCGTAGCCTCGTATCAATCGAAAAAGAAGTCGCTGATTGATACGACTCTCACTCTTAACTATTCGAGCGCAAGCAAAATGAGCCAAATGATCGACTCCCTGTTCCTATCCATGCGCAGCAGCCTGCGCTATTCCGCCACCGTTTTAATCGACCATCCCTCACGGACGCAACAAGAAGCCATCGAACATCTGGAGATTCTTCGCAAAAGCGGCAACTACTTCAACTCGCTTACTGTCGTAGATGAAACCGGAACGGTTCGCAGTGTGTCCCCGCCATCGCTCGGCACTGTCGGACAGAAGCTTACGACCAGGGAAGCGCAATACGCACTGGCATTGAAAAAGCCTTACATCTCATCGCCCTACATTTCCAAAAAGTACAAGCGCCTCCTGCTGTTTATGAGCGAACCGATCTTTGACAAGGACGGACAGTATCGCGGATTCGTCGGGGGAACGATCTATTTGCAGGATCACAACATTTTGAACATGATTATCGGCAACCCGGAGATAGATACGAGCGGCTCGTCTTATTCGATTGTCGGCTCGAATGGACAGTTGCTGTTCCATCCGGACAAACAGCAGATCGGCCAGAACATCCAGTCCAATCCCGTCGTACGAAAGCTGCTCGCGGGCAACAACGGCTACGACCAGATGTTGAGCATCAACGGCGATCACCTGCTGGCCGGGTATGCGCAAGTTCCGGCAAACGGCTGGGGAGTCATCGTCACTTCGCCGATGGAACTCGTTTACAACGAGCTGCACAGCCAGGTGCGAATGATGCTGCTCTACTTGCTGCCTCCGTCTCTGTTCCTGCTTCTGATTGTGATTCAGCTCGCCCACAAGCTGGCCAGACCTTTTGTCCACCTAGCCGATCTGATGAGCAAAATGGGCTCGGAAAGAGTCGAGCTGCCCCCGGACAAGCACCATTGGAACCGGGAGGCCGATTTATTGACCAAAGCATTCCGGACAGCGGCCAAAAAAATCAAAGAAAAGACCGACCGCTTGACCCATGAAGCAACCACCGACGTGCTCACAGGGCTTGCGAACCGCCGTTCCGTCGAAGAGATTTTGCAAACGTGGACGAAAGAGAAAAAGAACTTTTCCATCCTCCTGCTGGACATCGATCACTTCAAGCACGTCAACGACACCTTCGGCCATCCGGTCGGCGATGAAGTCTTGAAGCAGTTTGCGGAAATCATGAAAAGCTGTGTGCGAAAAAGCGACATTTGCGGCCGTTTCGGCGGCGAAGAATTCATCGCCCTGCTCCGCAGCGCTTCCAGCACAGAAGCCTTGTCCGTCGCGGAAAAAATCCGAACGCAGATGGAAAGCAGCACAAATCCGACGGGCCAGCCCATCACCGTATCGGTCGGCATCGTCAGCAGCCCGCTCCACGGAGATTCCGCTACACAGCTCATCGAACTGGCCGATCAGGCTTTGTACCAGGCGAAAGAGTCTGGGAGGAACAAGGTTGTAATTGCGAATGAGAAAGGTTGTTGAATAAAGTTTTGTGCGAGAAAAGGGCGACTGCATCTGTTGGGGGTGCAGTCGTTCTTTCTTTCGGGGGGTGTTGGGGAGGTGCTTAATTGTTGGTTGGGTGGGCATGAGTTCGTGTGTTCGTGGCTTTATGCTTTCCCGCCTGTATGTGTTCCTGCCCTCCTGCCTTCACACTCAGCCTCCTGCCTTTCGCAAAATCACGCCAAAATCAGGGCTTGCTTCCTTATTCGTTCGCACTCGATTTTGGCACAACAAACACTTGGGTAGGCCACTCCCCGACCGGCACTTGCCGTATTTGGCTTAATTTTTCGGCATCGAAAACAGATAGCGTCCCTTGCACAAAGTTCGTAACCAACAAATTCGAATCGTCCAAAGCGATCGAGGAAGGCGTTGGCGAATGCAGTTTTGCCTTCTAGTATGCCGCCTTTGATGTACTGCCCGCAATATCAATCGTTTGTGTTGGTTTCCATGAGGATTCTGCTTTGCAAGTGCTGCCGCGTGATTAGTGTGCGAATTTTGCTGGGGCGATTTTTTGTTGGATGCTGGCAGTAGCTGCTCGAGGCTTCAAGGACAGCAGTAGCTGGTGGATTTTCGCTAGGGCCAGTTTTTCGTAGAATGCTGACGGCAGTTGCTCGCGGCTTCAAGGGCTGCGCTAGCCTGATTCGTATTTCGCTAGGTCAAATTTTTTCGCTGGTGCTGGCAGCAGTTGCTCACCGCTCCACTGACCGCGCTGGCAAGCATGAGAAACGCTTATTACCTTGTTTGAGCCAGATATGATTTTTCTATCGCGGTATATCAAACAACCGCAAGAAGATAGTATCCAACAAATGAAAATGGAGTTAATTGCAGTCATCCGCGAGGGACAATCCCCCTTTCGCCTCCAAAGGCGGTACCAGCGTAGGACGTCCATAATGGGTGGACTTTTTGAGACGATCGGTGGAACGCCAATCGCTCATAACAGGGAAAAACGCCCGAATCTGGGGATTCGGACGT
It includes:
- a CDS encoding AzlD domain-containing protein → MEVRWDIFLIIVGSALVTFLPRVLPLMVLSRMELPAWGVRWLHYVPIAVMAALVGQELFLQEGKLSLLANVELLAAIPTFLVAIVTRSLLGTVVVGMVSIMILRYLFPLL
- a CDS encoding methyl-accepting chemotaxis protein; amino-acid sequence: MELLQRRNNWVVIVFASIITIVQIVNLIMGVPFSFVLTVLGILYGVLAPFAYLSNRPAWRDKMAPFMKFFNFAVIGIFMFVIVGLDPWLVNIMTIMFFVAVMGIYQDKLINILTIIAAMGIVTYYFLTNGEAIFYTSDPVHLMYYLLAFCFVSATSMMHAVFNNKLQRESEEQKQQAIASKESLQRILDQINESLNSVQEYQENLNKVTDGVNVRAVETVAALQEIMRSFSIQTDNTNELRREMGTTNLQVEDMTRSVTEMHEYVESTKEATNESSKRISNIGNDFERFIKDIQGTNKLIQELNKETESIEKIIQTISEISAQTNLLALNATIEASRAGEHGRGFAVVADEVRKLAESSKLSSESISTLLMTIREKMKLVSDMISESQLSFEKNSEGIMEVQEMFTNVDNYMHNFAEKTKNLQEFIVHVHSMIQEVNAKVEVNADITDKNKESLEEVLVLVSEQKEEIVKVSGGFEKIEQQIRGLNT
- a CDS encoding GNAT family N-acetyltransferase is translated as MYKLVDSAQSLALFHQIKESVWTSMGFEMEYAKDGSDVYLLLSDEDEPGGTFEFTPHEKSSAYLQNLFQDVLTSDMKVVEVDSFAVLPKFRGKLGRWGVALMIDYAEKHGYTHAVGLADPAFFQLINRKYNVRATQVKEMVFYKGANAIPTVFHLQEAYLNKDKPEFAWYQELCKQIKVEVS
- a CDS encoding AzlC family ABC transporter permease; amino-acid sequence: MQGVKDCIPTLLGYLSIGFAAGVLEKTAGLSIMEIALMSILLYAGSAQFIAAGMIAAGSSAMGIIITILFVNLRHILLSAALSPYFRHLTAFRNMLVGSLLTDETFGVAINEAAKRKQIDEKWMHGLNVTAYLNWIAANLAGAYFGQWIANPEQLGLDFALPAMFIGLLVLAMMSRKQIRLDIVVAISAVVIAVGVSVLYPGNLGVIVATLCASTIGMVIERWK
- a CDS encoding DNA alkylation repair protein — protein: MTVEEVMQQLEALGTEQTKKTFMRHGAREPFFGVRIGDMKKLVKAVKRDQKLVQALYETGNHDAMYLAGLAIDPQTVTKEQLQSWVRQAYWYMLAEYTVAGVAAESSFALELAREWIEAEEEMIAACGWSTYANYLSITPDEQLDLAEISALLARVKQTIHQERNRVRYVMNQFVIAVGASVTELHAEAVQTAEAIGKVQVDVGQTACKVPLATESIKKIEERGKIGQKRKTCIC
- a CDS encoding amino acid ABC transporter substrate-binding protein, with translation MKKFALLSLLFGAVFSLVVGCSSEKTGADANKLIIGIDDKFAPMGFRDEKNELVGFDIDYARAAGEKMGKQVEFQPIDWGSKESELNSGRIDLIWNGYTITDERKQKVLFTKPYLKNAQVVVTLANSDMTKLADLSGKVVGLQKLSSAADALNASELKNQVKTITEFPDNVLALSDLKIGRVDAVVIDQVVADYYMTKDQGTFKLLDESLSPEEYGVGVKKGNEALLNELQKALDALNQDGTAAKISEKWFGEDRVLK
- a CDS encoding TrmB family transcriptional regulator, with product MEDIYKELQKLGFSQYECKAYISLLKHSPITGYEISKRSGVPRSMIYEVVGKLVDKGAVYTVPSEPVTYAPLPARELVRRLRGQFEASFDYLEKNLSALESEQEIDVIRRISGDELVLMEMRQMIEQAGEEVWLSIWEPQVPFIQEAVDRRTEEGISVFTVLFGQQETRVGTTYHHDYMAPDVAEERMGGHLTIVARDLEEVLIANFTPNTAAWAVKTKDPALVLVAVEYIRHDIMFAEVTKVLGPDKVEALWRSKPDLYQVVTGKRFK
- a CDS encoding sensor domain-containing diguanylate cyclase, whose protein sequence is MPVFHRFPTSQGKKIGLTTLLTGLVSLSILLTLTILLVASYQSKKKSLIDTTLTLNYSSASKMSQMIDSLFLSMRSSLRYSATVLIDHPSRTQQEAIEHLEILRKSGNYFNSLTVVDETGTVRSVSPPSLGTVGQKLTTREAQYALALKKPYISSPYISKKYKRLLLFMSEPIFDKDGQYRGFVGGTIYLQDHNILNMIIGNPEIDTSGSSYSIVGSNGQLLFHPDKQQIGQNIQSNPVVRKLLAGNNGYDQMLSINGDHLLAGYAQVPANGWGVIVTSPMELVYNELHSQVRMMLLYLLPPSLFLLLIVIQLAHKLARPFVHLADLMSKMGSERVELPPDKHHWNREADLLTKAFRTAAKKIKEKTDRLTHEATTDVLTGLANRRSVEEILQTWTKEKKNFSILLLDIDHFKHVNDTFGHPVGDEVLKQFAEIMKSCVRKSDICGRFGGEEFIALLRSASSTEALSVAEKIRTQMESSTNPTGQPITVSVGIVSSPLHGDSATQLIELADQALYQAKESGRNKVVIANEKGC